From the genome of Bactrocera oleae isolate idBacOlea1 chromosome 2, idBacOlea1, whole genome shotgun sequence, one region includes:
- the GluClalpha gene encoding glutamate-gated chloride channel isoform X5, with protein MGSGHYIWAIFFFASLCSASLANNAKINFREKEKKVLDQILGAGKYDARIRPSGINGTENAPTLVYVNMFLRSISKIDDYKMEYSVQLTFREQWTDERLKFDDIQGRLKYLTLTEANRVWMPDLFFSNEKEGHFHNIIMPNVYIRIFPNGSVLYSIRISLTLACPMNLKLYPLDRQICSLRMASYGWTTNDLVFLWKEGDPVQVVKNLHLPRFTLEKFLTDYCNSKTNTGEYSCLKVDLLFKREFSYYLIQIYIPCCMLVIVSWVSFWLDQGAVPARVSLGVTTLLTMATQTSGINASLPPVSYTKAIDVWTGVCLTFVFGALLEFALVNYASRSGLNKANIHKENLKKKRRDLEQASLDAASDLLDTDSNATFAMKPLVRHPGDPMALEKLRQCEVHMQPPKRPNCCKTWLSKFPTRQCSRSKRIDVISRITFPLVFALFNLVYWSTYLFREEEDE; from the exons AGCTAATAATGCCAAAATAAATTTCCGAGAAAAGGAGAAAAAAGTCTTAGACCAAATTTTAGGTGCAGGAAAATATGATGCCAGAATACGTCCATCCGGAATAAACGGCACGG AAAATGCGCCTACTCTTGTCTATGTCAACATGTTCCTACGGTCAATCTCAAAAATCGACGATTACAAAATG GAATACAGCGTGCAATTGACTTTCCGCGAGCAATGGACCGATGAGCGGCTGAAATTCGATGACATACaag GTCgtctcaagtatttaacattgACTGAAGCGAATCGTGTATGGATGCCCGATTTGTTTTTCTCAAATGAAAAGGAGGGTCATTTCCACAACATAATCATGCCGAATGTTTATATACGCATCTTTCCAAATGGTTCTGTATTATACAGTATTCGTATCTCACTGACGCTGGCTTGTCCAATGAATCTGAAATTATATCCCTTGGATCGACAAATATGTTCACTGCGCATGGCTAGTT ATGGTTGGACAACAAACGATCTGGTATTCCTGTGGAAGGAGGGTGATCCAGTGCAAGTGGTTAAAAACTTACACCTACCTCGCTTCACACTTGAAAAATTCTTGACTGATTATTGCAACAGTAAAACTAATACGG GTGAATACAGTTGCCTCAAAGTCGATCTACTATTCAAGCGAGAATTCTCATATTACTTAATCCAAATTTATATCCCATGCTGTATGTTGGTCATTGTCTCATGGGTGTCATTCTGGCTTGATCAAGGCGCCGTACCAGCACGTGTGTCATTGG GTGTCACCACCCTACTCACCATGGCCACGCAAACGTCTGGCATAAATGCCTCACTGCCGCCTGTCTCCTACACGAAGGCGATCGACGTTTGGACCGGCGTCTGTTTGACATTCGTCTTTGGCGCATTGCTCGAATTCGCGCTGGTGAACTATGCCTCCCGTTCAGGTTTGAATAAAGCTA ACATACATAAGgagaatttgaaaaagaaacgTCGCGATTTGGAGCAGGCCAGCTTAGACGCTGCTTCAGATCTGCTCGACACTGACAGTAATGCAACATTCGCAATG aAGCCACTGGTGCGTCACCCCGGCGATCCGATGGCCTTGGAGAAGTTGCGCCAATGCGAGGTGCATATGCAGCCGCCCAAACGTCCAAACTGCTGTAAGACCTGGCTATCAAAGTTTCCTACAAG ACAATGTTCTAGATCGAAGCGAATCGATGTTATATCACGAATAACGTTTCCGCTGGTCTTTGCGTTATTCAATTTGGTCTACTGGAGCACATATCTCTTCAGGGAAGAGGAGGATGAGTAA
- the GluClalpha gene encoding glutamate-gated chloride channel isoform X15: MGSGHYIWAIFFFASLCSASLANNAKINFREKEKKVLDQILGAGKYDARIRPSGINGTENAPTLVYVNMFLRSISKIDDYKMEYSVQLTFREQWTDERLKFDDIQGRLKYLTLTEANRVWMPDLFFSNEKEGHFHNIIMPNVYIRIFPNGSVLYSIRISLTLACPMNLKLYPLDRQICSLRMASYGWTTNDLVFLWKEGDPVQVVKNLHLPRFTLEKFLTDYCNSKTNTGEYSCLKVDLLFKREFSYYLIQIYIPCCMLVIVSWVSFWLDQGAVPARVSLGVTTLLTMATQTSGINASLPPVSYTKAIDVWTGVCLTFVFGALLEFALVNYASRSDIHKENLKKKRRDLEQASLDAASDLLDTDSNATFAMKPLVRHPGDPMALEKLRQCEVHMQPPKRPNCCKTWLSKFPTRSKRIDVISRITFPLVFALFNLVYWSTYLFREEEDE; this comes from the exons AGCTAATAATGCCAAAATAAATTTCCGAGAAAAGGAGAAAAAAGTCTTAGACCAAATTTTAGGTGCAGGAAAATATGATGCCAGAATACGTCCATCCGGAATAAACGGCACGG AAAATGCGCCTACTCTTGTCTATGTCAACATGTTCCTACGGTCAATCTCAAAAATCGACGATTACAAAATG GAATACAGCGTGCAATTGACTTTCCGCGAGCAATGGACCGATGAGCGGCTGAAATTCGATGACATACaag GTCgtctcaagtatttaacattgACTGAAGCGAATCGTGTATGGATGCCCGATTTGTTTTTCTCAAATGAAAAGGAGGGTCATTTCCACAACATAATCATGCCGAATGTTTATATACGCATCTTTCCAAATGGTTCTGTATTATACAGTATTCGTATCTCACTGACGCTGGCTTGTCCAATGAATCTGAAATTATATCCCTTGGATCGACAAATATGTTCACTGCGCATGGCTAGTT ATGGTTGGACAACAAACGATCTGGTATTCCTGTGGAAGGAGGGTGATCCAGTGCAAGTGGTTAAAAACTTACACCTACCTCGCTTCACACTTGAAAAATTCTTGACTGATTATTGCAACAGTAAAACTAATACGG GTGAATACAGTTGCCTCAAAGTCGATCTACTATTCAAGCGAGAATTCTCATATTACTTAATCCAAATTTATATCCCATGCTGTATGTTGGTCATTGTCTCATGGGTGTCATTCTGGCTTGATCAAGGCGCCGTACCAGCACGTGTGTCATTGG GTGTCACCACCCTACTCACCATGGCCACGCAAACGTCTGGCATAAATGCCTCACTGCCGCCTGTCTCCTACACGAAGGCGATCGACGTTTGGACCGGCGTCTGTTTGACATTCGTCTTTGGCGCATTGCTCGAATTCGCGCTGGTGAACTATGCCTCCCGTTCAG ACATACATAAGgagaatttgaaaaagaaacgTCGCGATTTGGAGCAGGCCAGCTTAGACGCTGCTTCAGATCTGCTCGACACTGACAGTAATGCAACATTCGCAATG aAGCCACTGGTGCGTCACCCCGGCGATCCGATGGCCTTGGAGAAGTTGCGCCAATGCGAGGTGCATATGCAGCCGCCCAAACGTCCAAACTGCTGTAAGACCTGGCTATCAAAGTTTCCTACAAG ATCGAAGCGAATCGATGTTATATCACGAATAACGTTTCCGCTGGTCTTTGCGTTATTCAATTTGGTCTACTGGAGCACATATCTCTTCAGGGAAGAGGAGGATGAGTAA
- the GluClalpha gene encoding glutamate-gated chloride channel isoform X6 — translation MGSGHYIWAIFFFASLCSASLANNAKINFREKEKKVLDQILGAGKYDARIRPSGINGTDGPAIVRINLFVRSIMTISDIKMEYSVQLTFREQWTDERLKFDDIQGRLKYLTLTEANRVWMPDLFFSNEKEGHFHNIIMPNVYIRIFPNGSVLYSIRISLTLACPMNLKLYPLDRQICSLRMASYGWTTNDLVFLWKEGDPVQVVKNLHLPRFTLEKFLTDYCNSKTNTGEYSCLKVDLLFKREFSYYLIQIYIPCCMLVIVSWVSFWLDQGAVPARVSLGVTTLLTMATQTSGINASLPPVSYTKAIDVWTGVCLTFVFGALLEFALVNYASRSGLNKANIHKENLKKKRRDLEQASLDAASDLLDTDSNATFAMKPLVRHPGDPMALEKLRQCEVHMQPPKRPNCCKTWLSKFPTRQCSRSKRIDVISRITFPLVFALFNLVYWSTYLFREEEDE, via the exons AGCTAATAATGCCAAAATAAATTTCCGAGAAAAGGAGAAAAAAGTCTTAGACCAAATTTTAGGTGCAGGAAAATATGATGCCAGAATACGTCCATCCGGAATAAACGGCACGG ATGGCCCCGCTATAGTCAGAATCAATCTTTTCGTACGAAGTATAATGACGATTAGTGATATAAAAATG GAATACAGCGTGCAATTGACTTTCCGCGAGCAATGGACCGATGAGCGGCTGAAATTCGATGACATACaag GTCgtctcaagtatttaacattgACTGAAGCGAATCGTGTATGGATGCCCGATTTGTTTTTCTCAAATGAAAAGGAGGGTCATTTCCACAACATAATCATGCCGAATGTTTATATACGCATCTTTCCAAATGGTTCTGTATTATACAGTATTCGTATCTCACTGACGCTGGCTTGTCCAATGAATCTGAAATTATATCCCTTGGATCGACAAATATGTTCACTGCGCATGGCTAGTT ATGGTTGGACAACAAACGATCTGGTATTCCTGTGGAAGGAGGGTGATCCAGTGCAAGTGGTTAAAAACTTACACCTACCTCGCTTCACACTTGAAAAATTCTTGACTGATTATTGCAACAGTAAAACTAATACGG GTGAATACAGTTGCCTCAAAGTCGATCTACTATTCAAGCGAGAATTCTCATATTACTTAATCCAAATTTATATCCCATGCTGTATGTTGGTCATTGTCTCATGGGTGTCATTCTGGCTTGATCAAGGCGCCGTACCAGCACGTGTGTCATTGG GTGTCACCACCCTACTCACCATGGCCACGCAAACGTCTGGCATAAATGCCTCACTGCCGCCTGTCTCCTACACGAAGGCGATCGACGTTTGGACCGGCGTCTGTTTGACATTCGTCTTTGGCGCATTGCTCGAATTCGCGCTGGTGAACTATGCCTCCCGTTCAGGTTTGAATAAAGCTA ACATACATAAGgagaatttgaaaaagaaacgTCGCGATTTGGAGCAGGCCAGCTTAGACGCTGCTTCAGATCTGCTCGACACTGACAGTAATGCAACATTCGCAATG aAGCCACTGGTGCGTCACCCCGGCGATCCGATGGCCTTGGAGAAGTTGCGCCAATGCGAGGTGCATATGCAGCCGCCCAAACGTCCAAACTGCTGTAAGACCTGGCTATCAAAGTTTCCTACAAG ACAATGTTCTAGATCGAAGCGAATCGATGTTATATCACGAATAACGTTTCCGCTGGTCTTTGCGTTATTCAATTTGGTCTACTGGAGCACATATCTCTTCAGGGAAGAGGAGGATGAGTAA
- the GluClalpha gene encoding glutamate-gated chloride channel isoform X20: MGSGHYIWAIFFFASLCSASLANNAKINFREKEKKVLDQILGAGKYDARIRPSGINGTENAPTLVYVNMFLRSISKIDDYKMEYSVQLTFREQWTDERLKFDDIQGRLKYLTLTEANRVWMPDLFFSNEKEGHFHNIIMPNVYIRIFPNGSVLYSIRISLTLACPMNLKLYPLDRQICSLRMASYGWTTNDLVFLWKEGDPVQVVKNLHLPRFTLEKFLTDYCNSKTNTGEYSCLKVDLLFKREFSYYLIQIYIPCCMLVIVSWVSFWLDQGAVPARVSLGVTTLLTMATQTSGINASLPPVSYTKAIDVWTGVCLTFVFGALLEFALVNYASRSGLNKANIHKENLKKKRRDLEQASLDAASDLLDTDSNATFAMKPLVRHPGDPMALEKLRQCEVHMQPPKRPNCCKTWLSKFPTRARLLL, translated from the exons AGCTAATAATGCCAAAATAAATTTCCGAGAAAAGGAGAAAAAAGTCTTAGACCAAATTTTAGGTGCAGGAAAATATGATGCCAGAATACGTCCATCCGGAATAAACGGCACGG AAAATGCGCCTACTCTTGTCTATGTCAACATGTTCCTACGGTCAATCTCAAAAATCGACGATTACAAAATG GAATACAGCGTGCAATTGACTTTCCGCGAGCAATGGACCGATGAGCGGCTGAAATTCGATGACATACaag GTCgtctcaagtatttaacattgACTGAAGCGAATCGTGTATGGATGCCCGATTTGTTTTTCTCAAATGAAAAGGAGGGTCATTTCCACAACATAATCATGCCGAATGTTTATATACGCATCTTTCCAAATGGTTCTGTATTATACAGTATTCGTATCTCACTGACGCTGGCTTGTCCAATGAATCTGAAATTATATCCCTTGGATCGACAAATATGTTCACTGCGCATGGCTAGTT ATGGTTGGACAACAAACGATCTGGTATTCCTGTGGAAGGAGGGTGATCCAGTGCAAGTGGTTAAAAACTTACACCTACCTCGCTTCACACTTGAAAAATTCTTGACTGATTATTGCAACAGTAAAACTAATACGG GTGAATACAGTTGCCTCAAAGTCGATCTACTATTCAAGCGAGAATTCTCATATTACTTAATCCAAATTTATATCCCATGCTGTATGTTGGTCATTGTCTCATGGGTGTCATTCTGGCTTGATCAAGGCGCCGTACCAGCACGTGTGTCATTGG GTGTCACCACCCTACTCACCATGGCCACGCAAACGTCTGGCATAAATGCCTCACTGCCGCCTGTCTCCTACACGAAGGCGATCGACGTTTGGACCGGCGTCTGTTTGACATTCGTCTTTGGCGCATTGCTCGAATTCGCGCTGGTGAACTATGCCTCCCGTTCAGGTTTGAATAAAGCTA ACATACATAAGgagaatttgaaaaagaaacgTCGCGATTTGGAGCAGGCCAGCTTAGACGCTGCTTCAGATCTGCTCGACACTGACAGTAATGCAACATTCGCAATG aAGCCACTGGTGCGTCACCCCGGCGATCCGATGGCCTTGGAGAAGTTGCGCCAATGCGAGGTGCATATGCAGCCGCCCAAACGTCCAAACTGCTGTAAGACCTGGCTATCAAAGTTTCCTACAAG
- the GluClalpha gene encoding glutamate-gated chloride channel isoform X21, translated as MGSGHYIWAIFFFASLCSASLANNAKINFREKEKKVLDQILGAGKYDARIRPSGINGTENAPTLVYVNMFLRSISKIDDYKMEYSVQLTFREQWTDERLKFDDIQGRLKYLTLTEANRVWMPDLFFSNEKEGHFHNIIMPNVYIRIFPNGSVLYSIRISLTLACPMNLKLYPLDRQICSLRMASYGWTTNDLVFLWKEGDPVQVVKNLHLPRFTLEKFLTDYCNSKTNTGEYSCLKVDLLFKREFSYYLIQIYIPCCMLVIVSWVSFWLDQGAVPARVSLGVTTLLTMATQTSGINASLPPVSYTKAIDVWTGVCLTFVFGALLEFALVNYASRSGLNKAKATGASPRRSDGLGEVAPMRGAYAAAQTSKLL; from the exons AGCTAATAATGCCAAAATAAATTTCCGAGAAAAGGAGAAAAAAGTCTTAGACCAAATTTTAGGTGCAGGAAAATATGATGCCAGAATACGTCCATCCGGAATAAACGGCACGG AAAATGCGCCTACTCTTGTCTATGTCAACATGTTCCTACGGTCAATCTCAAAAATCGACGATTACAAAATG GAATACAGCGTGCAATTGACTTTCCGCGAGCAATGGACCGATGAGCGGCTGAAATTCGATGACATACaag GTCgtctcaagtatttaacattgACTGAAGCGAATCGTGTATGGATGCCCGATTTGTTTTTCTCAAATGAAAAGGAGGGTCATTTCCACAACATAATCATGCCGAATGTTTATATACGCATCTTTCCAAATGGTTCTGTATTATACAGTATTCGTATCTCACTGACGCTGGCTTGTCCAATGAATCTGAAATTATATCCCTTGGATCGACAAATATGTTCACTGCGCATGGCTAGTT ATGGTTGGACAACAAACGATCTGGTATTCCTGTGGAAGGAGGGTGATCCAGTGCAAGTGGTTAAAAACTTACACCTACCTCGCTTCACACTTGAAAAATTCTTGACTGATTATTGCAACAGTAAAACTAATACGG GTGAATACAGTTGCCTCAAAGTCGATCTACTATTCAAGCGAGAATTCTCATATTACTTAATCCAAATTTATATCCCATGCTGTATGTTGGTCATTGTCTCATGGGTGTCATTCTGGCTTGATCAAGGCGCCGTACCAGCACGTGTGTCATTGG GTGTCACCACCCTACTCACCATGGCCACGCAAACGTCTGGCATAAATGCCTCACTGCCGCCTGTCTCCTACACGAAGGCGATCGACGTTTGGACCGGCGTCTGTTTGACATTCGTCTTTGGCGCATTGCTCGAATTCGCGCTGGTGAACTATGCCTCCCGTTCAGGTTTGAATAAAGCTA aAGCCACTGGTGCGTCACCCCGGCGATCCGATGGCCTTGGAGAAGTTGCGCCAATGCGAGGTGCATATGCAGCCGCCCAAACGTCCAAACTGCTGTAA
- the GluClalpha gene encoding glutamate-gated chloride channel isoform X22 — MGSGHYIWAIFFFASLCSASLANNAKINFREKEKKVLDQILGAGKYDARIRPSGINGTENAPTLVYVNMFLRSISKIDDYKMEYSVQLTFREQWTDERLKFDDIQGRLKYLTLTEANRVWMPDLFFSNEKEGHFHNIIMPNVYIRIFPNGSVLYSIRISLTLACPMNLKLYPLDRQICSLRMASYGWTTNDLVFLWKEGDPVQVVKNLHLPRFTLEKFLTDYCNSKTNTGEYSCLKVDLLFKREFSYYLIQIYIPCCMLVIVSWVSFWLDQGAVPARVSLGVTTLLTMATQTSGINASLPPVSYTKAIDVWTGVCLTFVFGALLEFALVNYASRSEATGASPRRSDGLGEVAPMRGAYAAAQTSKLL; from the exons AGCTAATAATGCCAAAATAAATTTCCGAGAAAAGGAGAAAAAAGTCTTAGACCAAATTTTAGGTGCAGGAAAATATGATGCCAGAATACGTCCATCCGGAATAAACGGCACGG AAAATGCGCCTACTCTTGTCTATGTCAACATGTTCCTACGGTCAATCTCAAAAATCGACGATTACAAAATG GAATACAGCGTGCAATTGACTTTCCGCGAGCAATGGACCGATGAGCGGCTGAAATTCGATGACATACaag GTCgtctcaagtatttaacattgACTGAAGCGAATCGTGTATGGATGCCCGATTTGTTTTTCTCAAATGAAAAGGAGGGTCATTTCCACAACATAATCATGCCGAATGTTTATATACGCATCTTTCCAAATGGTTCTGTATTATACAGTATTCGTATCTCACTGACGCTGGCTTGTCCAATGAATCTGAAATTATATCCCTTGGATCGACAAATATGTTCACTGCGCATGGCTAGTT ATGGTTGGACAACAAACGATCTGGTATTCCTGTGGAAGGAGGGTGATCCAGTGCAAGTGGTTAAAAACTTACACCTACCTCGCTTCACACTTGAAAAATTCTTGACTGATTATTGCAACAGTAAAACTAATACGG GTGAATACAGTTGCCTCAAAGTCGATCTACTATTCAAGCGAGAATTCTCATATTACTTAATCCAAATTTATATCCCATGCTGTATGTTGGTCATTGTCTCATGGGTGTCATTCTGGCTTGATCAAGGCGCCGTACCAGCACGTGTGTCATTGG GTGTCACCACCCTACTCACCATGGCCACGCAAACGTCTGGCATAAATGCCTCACTGCCGCCTGTCTCCTACACGAAGGCGATCGACGTTTGGACCGGCGTCTGTTTGACATTCGTCTTTGGCGCATTGCTCGAATTCGCGCTGGTGAACTATGCCTCCCGTTCAG aAGCCACTGGTGCGTCACCCCGGCGATCCGATGGCCTTGGAGAAGTTGCGCCAATGCGAGGTGCATATGCAGCCGCCCAAACGTCCAAACTGCTGTAA
- the GluClalpha gene encoding glutamate-gated chloride channel isoform X23 gives MGSGHYIWAIFFFASLCSASLANNAKINFREKEKKVLDQILGAGKYDARIRPSGINGTENAPTLVYVNMFLRSISKIDDYKMEYSVQLTFREQWTDERLKFDDIQGRLKYLTLTEANRVWMPDLFFSNEKEGHFHNIIMPNVYIRIFPNGSVLYSIRISLTLACPMNLKLYPLDRQICSLRMASYGWTTNDLVFLWKEGDPVQVVKNLHLPRFTLEKFLTDYCNSKTNTGEYSCLKVDLLFKREFSYYLIQIYIPCCMLVIVSWVSFWLDQGAVPARVSLGVTTLLTMATQTSGINASLPPVSYTKAIDVWTGVCLTFVFGALLEFALVNYASRSATGASPRRSDGLGEVAPMRGAYAAAQTSKLL, from the exons AGCTAATAATGCCAAAATAAATTTCCGAGAAAAGGAGAAAAAAGTCTTAGACCAAATTTTAGGTGCAGGAAAATATGATGCCAGAATACGTCCATCCGGAATAAACGGCACGG AAAATGCGCCTACTCTTGTCTATGTCAACATGTTCCTACGGTCAATCTCAAAAATCGACGATTACAAAATG GAATACAGCGTGCAATTGACTTTCCGCGAGCAATGGACCGATGAGCGGCTGAAATTCGATGACATACaag GTCgtctcaagtatttaacattgACTGAAGCGAATCGTGTATGGATGCCCGATTTGTTTTTCTCAAATGAAAAGGAGGGTCATTTCCACAACATAATCATGCCGAATGTTTATATACGCATCTTTCCAAATGGTTCTGTATTATACAGTATTCGTATCTCACTGACGCTGGCTTGTCCAATGAATCTGAAATTATATCCCTTGGATCGACAAATATGTTCACTGCGCATGGCTAGTT ATGGTTGGACAACAAACGATCTGGTATTCCTGTGGAAGGAGGGTGATCCAGTGCAAGTGGTTAAAAACTTACACCTACCTCGCTTCACACTTGAAAAATTCTTGACTGATTATTGCAACAGTAAAACTAATACGG GTGAATACAGTTGCCTCAAAGTCGATCTACTATTCAAGCGAGAATTCTCATATTACTTAATCCAAATTTATATCCCATGCTGTATGTTGGTCATTGTCTCATGGGTGTCATTCTGGCTTGATCAAGGCGCCGTACCAGCACGTGTGTCATTGG GTGTCACCACCCTACTCACCATGGCCACGCAAACGTCTGGCATAAATGCCTCACTGCCGCCTGTCTCCTACACGAAGGCGATCGACGTTTGGACCGGCGTCTGTTTGACATTCGTCTTTGGCGCATTGCTCGAATTCGCGCTGGTGAACTATGCCTCCCGTTCAG CCACTGGTGCGTCACCCCGGCGATCCGATGGCCTTGGAGAAGTTGCGCCAATGCGAGGTGCATATGCAGCCGCCCAAACGTCCAAACTGCTGTAA